The Enterobacter asburiae genome window below encodes:
- the pmrB gene encoding two-component system sensor histidine kinase PmrB, protein MNSMRRRLMVLLAVILLFFQLISVIWLWHESREQIGFLVNETLSAKARNNHVEKEIREAIASLLVPSLVMVGFTLLFSFWAVTWITRPLNKLRDSLANRSADNLTPLPMYSDMEEIGAVTTSLNQLLARLDNTIQQERLFTADAAHELRTPLAGIRLHLELMAQSGAPQAATLISRIDQLMHTVEQLLMLARAGQAMASGHYETVSWTENIIEPLGLGHEAKEHTVIWPAKSALTVQGDAVLLRLMLRNLLENAGRYSPAGTTITVTLTEIDGGTQIGVIDQGPGIDEAHRQSITEPFRRLDQRYGGSGLGLSIVQRIVQLHHGRLTLENGAEGGLIASCWLPATLE, encoded by the coding sequence ATGAACAGCATGCGTCGGCGTTTGATGGTGCTGCTGGCGGTTATTCTCTTATTTTTCCAGCTGATAAGCGTCATCTGGCTGTGGCATGAAAGCCGTGAGCAGATTGGCTTTCTGGTGAATGAAACGCTGTCGGCAAAAGCCCGCAATAACCATGTCGAAAAAGAGATCCGCGAGGCGATTGCTTCCCTTCTCGTCCCTTCTCTGGTGATGGTCGGTTTCACGCTGCTGTTTTCATTCTGGGCGGTCACCTGGATAACCCGACCGCTGAATAAACTGCGTGACAGCCTGGCTAACCGTTCGGCGGATAACTTAACTCCGCTTCCTATGTATTCCGACATGGAAGAAATAGGCGCGGTGACAACCTCCCTGAACCAGCTGCTCGCCCGGCTGGACAATACCATTCAGCAGGAGCGTCTCTTCACCGCTGACGCCGCACATGAGCTCCGAACGCCCCTTGCCGGTATCCGGCTTCATCTGGAGCTTATGGCGCAGTCAGGCGCACCACAGGCCGCGACGTTAATTAGCCGTATCGATCAGCTCATGCATACCGTCGAACAGCTGCTGATGCTGGCCCGTGCCGGACAGGCAATGGCCAGCGGACACTACGAAACCGTGAGCTGGACGGAAAATATCATTGAACCTCTCGGCCTGGGGCATGAAGCCAAAGAGCATACGGTGATTTGGCCCGCTAAAAGCGCGCTCACGGTTCAGGGAGACGCCGTGCTCCTGCGTCTGATGCTGCGCAACCTGCTGGAGAATGCCGGGCGCTACAGCCCGGCAGGGACAACGATTACAGTGACATTAACCGAGATCGACGGGGGGACGCAGATCGGTGTGATCGATCAGGGGCCCGGTATTGATGAAGCGCACCGACAGTCAATTACCGAGCCATTCCGCCGTCTTGACCAGCGCTACGGTGGCAGCGGTCTGGGCCTGAGTATCGTGCAGCGCATCGTGCAGCTCCACCACGGCAGGTTGACGCTTGAGAACGGCGCTGAAGGTGGTTTGATCGCCAGCTGCTGGCTGCCCGCAACGCTGGAATAA
- the pmrA gene encoding two-component system response regulator PmrA, with product MKLLIVEDDLLLQEGLALGLTNEGYALDCAGTAAEADALIQSGEYSLVILDLGLPDKDGATLLSQWRRRGIANPVLILTARDAIEDRITGLDAGADDYLVKPFALAELQARVRALIRRYQGHSDNLLTDGDITLNLQTQQVLRRDQAVEVTPKEFALLTRLIMRSGQTVHRETLQQDIYSWQDDPGSNTLEVHIHNLRRKLGKDRIKTVRGVGYRLESQK from the coding sequence ATGAAACTACTCATAGTTGAAGACGATCTGTTATTGCAGGAAGGGCTGGCGCTGGGGCTGACCAATGAAGGTTATGCCCTCGACTGTGCCGGCACCGCAGCGGAGGCGGACGCCCTGATCCAGAGCGGCGAATACAGTCTGGTGATCCTCGATTTGGGCCTGCCTGATAAAGACGGCGCCACGCTGCTCAGCCAGTGGCGACGCCGCGGTATCGCCAACCCGGTGTTGATCCTGACGGCGCGCGATGCCATTGAGGATCGTATCACCGGCCTTGATGCAGGCGCAGATGATTACCTGGTGAAGCCTTTTGCGCTTGCGGAGCTGCAGGCTCGAGTGCGAGCGTTGATTCGCCGCTATCAGGGCCATAGTGATAACTTACTGACCGACGGCGATATTACGCTGAATCTGCAAACCCAGCAGGTACTGCGCCGGGACCAGGCGGTAGAAGTGACGCCAAAAGAGTTCGCCCTGCTTACGCGTCTGATCATGCGCAGCGGGCAAACGGTGCACAGAGAAACGCTCCAGCAGGATATCTACTCCTGGCAGGACGACCCGGGGTCAAATACCCTTGAAGTTCACATTCACAACCTGCGTCGCAAGCTCGGCAAGGACAGAATCAAAACCGTCCGTGGCGTTGGCTATCGCCTTGAGAGCCAGAAATGA
- the dacB gene encoding serine-type D-Ala-D-Ala carboxypeptidase, with the protein MRFSRFIIGLTTSITFTAQAANVDEYINQLPAGANLALMVQKVGAQAPEIDYHSQQMALPASTQKVITALAALLQLGPDFRFTTTLETKGNVEGGELKGDLIARFGGDPTFKRQDIRNMVAVLKKSGVQKIDGNVLIDTSIFASHDKAPGWPWNDMTQCFSAPPAAAIVDRNCFSVSLYSAPKPDDLAFIRIASYYPVTMFSQVRTLAKGSPDAQYCELDVVPGDLNRFTLTGCLTQRADPLPLAFAIQDGASYAGAILKDELKQAGITYSGTLLRQTQVNQPGTVIASKQSPPLHDLLRIMLKKSDNMIADTVFRMIGHARFGVPGTWRAGSDAVRQILRQQAGIELGNTIAVDGSGLSRHNLISPATMMQVLQYIAQHDTELNFISMLPLAGHDGSLQYRAGLHAAGVDGKVSAKTGSLQGVYNLAGFITTASGQRMAFVQYLSGYAVEPTDQRNRRIPLVRFESRLYKDIYQNN; encoded by the coding sequence ATGCGATTTTCCAGATTTATCATCGGATTGACTACCAGTATAACGTTCACCGCCCAGGCCGCGAATGTTGATGAGTACATTAATCAGCTCCCCGCAGGCGCGAACCTTGCCCTGATGGTGCAGAAGGTTGGCGCACAGGCTCCCGAGATTGACTATCACAGTCAACAGATGGCGCTGCCTGCCAGTACCCAAAAGGTGATCACTGCCCTCGCCGCCCTGCTCCAGCTCGGGCCTGACTTCCGTTTTACGACCACACTCGAGACCAAAGGTAACGTCGAGGGTGGCGAACTGAAAGGCGATCTTATCGCCCGTTTTGGCGGCGATCCGACCTTTAAGCGCCAGGATATCCGCAATATGGTTGCGGTACTGAAAAAATCTGGCGTGCAGAAAATTGATGGCAATGTGCTGATCGACACGTCCATCTTTGCCAGCCACGATAAAGCCCCTGGCTGGCCGTGGAACGACATGACCCAATGTTTTAGCGCCCCACCCGCCGCCGCTATTGTTGACCGTAACTGCTTCTCGGTTTCGCTTTACAGCGCGCCAAAGCCAGATGATTTAGCGTTTATCCGCATAGCGTCCTACTACCCGGTCACAATGTTTAGCCAGGTCCGCACGCTGGCGAAAGGCTCCCCGGATGCGCAATATTGTGAGCTGGACGTCGTGCCGGGCGATCTTAACCGCTTTACGCTTACCGGCTGCCTGACGCAGCGCGCCGATCCGCTGCCGCTGGCCTTTGCGATACAGGATGGGGCAAGCTATGCGGGCGCCATTCTGAAAGATGAACTGAAACAAGCGGGCATAACCTACTCCGGCACGCTGCTTCGCCAGACGCAGGTTAACCAGCCCGGCACGGTCATCGCCAGCAAACAGTCTCCTCCGCTGCACGATTTACTGCGAATCATGCTGAAAAAGTCTGACAACATGATTGCCGACACCGTATTTCGCATGATTGGTCACGCGCGTTTCGGCGTGCCGGGCACCTGGCGTGCGGGTTCAGACGCCGTTCGTCAGATCCTGCGCCAGCAGGCCGGGATCGAGCTGGGTAATACCATCGCCGTCGATGGCTCCGGATTATCGCGTCATAATTTGATCTCTCCGGCCACGATGATGCAGGTGCTTCAGTACATTGCGCAGCACGACACTGAGCTAAACTTTATTTCAATGCTGCCGCTGGCCGGGCATGACGGTTCACTGCAGTACCGCGCCGGGCTTCACGCTGCCGGTGTGGATGGCAAAGTATCCGCTAAAACAGGCTCACTGCAGGGGGTTTACAACCTTGCTGGCTTCATCACTACCGCCAGCGGACAGCGCATGGCATTCGTGCAGTATCTTTCCGGCTATGCCGTCGAACCGACCGACCAGCGCAATCGTCGTATTCCGCTTGTTCGCTTCGAAAGCAGGCTTTATAAGGACATCTACCAGAATAACTAG
- the greA gene encoding transcription elongation factor GreA, with product MQAIPMTLRGAEKLREELDFLKSVRRPEIIAAIADAREHGDLKENAEYHAAREQQGFCEGRIKDIEAKLSNAQIIDITKMPNNGRVIFGSTVTVLNLDNDEEQTYRIVGDDEADFKQNLISVNSPIARGLIGKEQDDVVTIRTPGGEVEYEIIKVEYL from the coding sequence ATGCAAGCTATTCCGATGACCTTACGTGGTGCCGAAAAACTGCGCGAAGAGCTGGATTTCCTGAAATCCGTGCGTCGCCCTGAAATCATCGCCGCTATCGCGGATGCGCGCGAGCATGGCGACCTGAAAGAGAACGCTGAATACCACGCCGCGCGTGAGCAGCAGGGCTTCTGTGAAGGGCGTATTAAAGATATCGAAGCAAAACTGTCCAATGCACAGATTATCGATATCACCAAAATGCCTAATAATGGGCGTGTGATCTTTGGTTCTACCGTGACCGTGCTGAACCTGGACAACGACGAAGAGCAGACCTATCGCATCGTGGGTGATGATGAAGCAGACTTCAAACAGAACCTGATTTCAGTGAACTCTCCGATTGCTCGCGGCCTGATCGGCAAAGAGCAGGACGATGTTGTCACCATCCGCACCCCTGGCGGTGAAGTGGAATACGAAATTATTAAGGTTGAATACCTGTAA
- the yhbY gene encoding ribosome assembly RNA-binding protein YhbY: protein MNLSTKQKQHLKGLAHPLKPVVMLGNNGLTEGVLAEIEQALEHHELIKVKIASEDRDTKNLIVEAIVRETGACNVQVIGKTLVLYRPSKERKISLPR, encoded by the coding sequence ATGAATCTGAGTACTAAACAAAAACAGCACCTTAAAGGTCTGGCACATCCGCTCAAGCCTGTAGTCATGCTTGGCAACAATGGTTTGACCGAAGGGGTGCTTGCCGAGATTGAACAAGCGCTGGAACACCACGAGCTGATCAAGGTGAAAATCGCCTCTGAAGACAGAGACACTAAAAACCTGATCGTGGAAGCCATCGTGCGCGAAACCGGCGCCTGTAATGTACAGGTCATCGGTAAAACGCTGGTGCTCTACCGCCCATCTAAAGAGCGTAAAATCTCGCTGCCACGCTAA
- the rlmE gene encoding 23S rRNA (uridine(2552)-2'-O)-methyltransferase RlmE, with the protein MTGKKRSASSSRWLQEHFSDKYVLQAQKKGLRSRAWFKLDEIQQSDKLFKPGMTVVDLGAAPGGWSQYAVTQIGGAGRIIACDLLPMDPIVGVDFLQGDFRDELVLKALLERVGDSKVQVVMSDMAPNMCGTPAVDIPRGMYLVELALEMCRDVLAPGGSFVVKVFQGEGFEEYLKEIRSLFAKVKVRKPDSSRARSREVYIVATGRK; encoded by the coding sequence ATGACAGGTAAAAAGCGTTCTGCCAGTTCCAGCCGCTGGCTTCAGGAACACTTTAGCGATAAATATGTTCTGCAGGCGCAGAAAAAGGGGTTACGTTCCCGCGCCTGGTTTAAACTTGATGAAATACAGCAAAGTGACAAACTTTTTAAGCCGGGGATGACGGTTGTCGACCTCGGTGCTGCCCCTGGCGGATGGTCCCAGTATGCGGTCACGCAGATCGGCGGAGCGGGTCGAATCATCGCGTGCGATCTTTTACCAATGGATCCCATCGTTGGTGTCGACTTCCTTCAGGGCGACTTTCGTGATGAATTAGTGCTGAAAGCGTTACTTGAACGTGTGGGTGACAGTAAGGTTCAGGTTGTCATGTCTGATATGGCACCAAATATGTGTGGAACACCTGCGGTGGATATCCCCCGCGGCATGTATCTGGTGGAGCTAGCGTTAGAAATGTGTCGTGATGTTCTGGCGCCTGGTGGTAGTTTTGTTGTGAAGGTGTTTCAGGGCGAAGGTTTCGAGGAGTATCTTAAGGAAATTCGCTCCCTGTTTGCGAAGGTTAAAGTTCGTAAGCCGGACTCTTCCCGGGCCCGTTCCCGAGAAGTGTATATTGTAGCGACCGGGCGAAAATGA
- the ftsH gene encoding ATP-dependent zinc metalloprotease FtsH — protein MAKNLILWLVIAVVLMSVFQSFGPSESNGRKVDYSTFLQEVNQDQVREARINGREINVTKKDSNRYTTYIPVNDPKLLDNLLTKNVKVVGEPPEEPSLLASIFISWFPMLLLIGVWIFFMRQMQGGGGKGAMSFGKSKARMLTEDQIKTTFADVAGCDEAKEEVGELVEYLREPSRFQKLGGKIPKGVLMVGPPGTGKTLLAKAIAGEAKVPFFTISGSDFVEMFVGVGASRVRDMFEQAKKAAPCIIFIDEIDAVGRQRGAGLGGGHDEREQTLNQMLVEMDGFEGNEGIIVIAATNRPDVLDPALLRPGRFDRQVVVGLPDVRGREQILKVHMRRVPLAPDIDAAIIARGTPGFSGADLANLVNEAALFAARGNKRVVSMVEFEKAKDKIMMGAERRSMVMTEAQKESTAYHEAGHAIIGRLVPEHDPVHKVTIIPRGRALGVTFFLPEGDAISASRQKLESQISTLYGGRLAEEIIYGVEHVSTGASNDIKVATNLARNMVTQWGFSDKLGPLLYAEEEGEVFLGRSVAKAKHMSDETARIIDQEVKSLVERNYARARQILTDNMDILHSMKDALMKYETIDAPQIDDLMARREVRPPAGWEDPGASNNSDNNGTPRAPRPVDEPRTPNPGNTMSEQLGDK, from the coding sequence ATGGCGAAAAACCTAATTCTCTGGCTAGTCATTGCCGTCGTGCTGATGTCAGTATTCCAGAGCTTTGGGCCCAGCGAGTCGAATGGCCGCAAGGTGGATTATTCTACCTTCCTGCAGGAGGTCAATCAGGACCAGGTTCGCGAAGCGCGTATCAACGGACGTGAGATCAACGTTACCAAGAAAGATAGTAACCGTTACACGACTTACATCCCGGTGAACGATCCTAAGCTGCTTGATAATCTTCTGACCAAAAACGTCAAGGTAGTTGGCGAGCCGCCAGAAGAACCAAGCCTGCTGGCTTCTATCTTCATTTCCTGGTTCCCGATGCTGCTTCTTATCGGCGTCTGGATCTTCTTTATGCGTCAGATGCAGGGCGGCGGTGGCAAAGGTGCCATGTCGTTCGGTAAGAGCAAGGCGCGTATGCTGACGGAAGACCAGATCAAGACTACCTTCGCTGACGTCGCCGGTTGTGACGAAGCGAAAGAAGAGGTGGGTGAACTGGTTGAATACCTGCGTGAACCGAGCCGTTTCCAGAAACTGGGCGGTAAGATCCCGAAAGGCGTGCTGATGGTTGGCCCTCCGGGTACCGGTAAAACCCTGCTGGCGAAAGCCATCGCGGGTGAAGCGAAGGTGCCGTTCTTTACTATTTCAGGTTCTGACTTTGTCGAAATGTTCGTGGGTGTCGGTGCATCTCGTGTGCGTGACATGTTCGAGCAGGCCAAGAAGGCAGCACCGTGCATTATCTTCATCGATGAAATCGACGCCGTAGGCCGCCAGCGTGGCGCTGGCCTGGGCGGTGGTCACGATGAACGTGAACAGACGCTGAACCAGATGCTGGTTGAGATGGACGGCTTCGAAGGTAACGAAGGTATCATCGTTATCGCGGCGACTAACCGTCCGGACGTACTTGACCCTGCGCTGCTGCGTCCAGGCCGTTTCGACCGTCAGGTTGTTGTGGGTCTGCCGGACGTTCGCGGTCGTGAACAGATTCTGAAAGTTCACATGCGTCGCGTACCGCTGGCGCCGGATATCGATGCGGCAATCATTGCGCGCGGTACCCCGGGCTTCTCCGGTGCGGACCTGGCGAACCTGGTCAACGAAGCTGCACTGTTTGCCGCTCGCGGTAACAAGCGCGTCGTATCGATGGTGGAGTTTGAGAAAGCGAAAGATAAAATCATGATGGGTGCGGAACGTCGCTCCATGGTGATGACGGAAGCGCAGAAAGAGTCCACGGCATACCACGAAGCGGGTCACGCGATTATCGGTCGCCTGGTGCCGGAACACGATCCGGTGCATAAAGTGACGATTATTCCGCGCGGTCGTGCGCTGGGTGTGACCTTCTTCCTGCCTGAAGGCGACGCGATCAGCGCCAGCCGTCAGAAGCTGGAAAGCCAGATTTCGACCCTGTACGGCGGTCGTCTGGCAGAAGAGATTATCTACGGTGTGGAACATGTTTCTACCGGTGCGTCCAACGACATTAAAGTTGCGACAAACCTGGCGCGTAACATGGTGACGCAGTGGGGCTTCTCCGACAAACTCGGTCCGCTGCTGTATGCAGAGGAAGAGGGTGAAGTATTCCTGGGCCGTTCTGTGGCTAAAGCGAAACATATGTCCGATGAGACGGCGCGTATCATCGACCAGGAAGTAAAATCTCTGGTAGAGCGTAACTACGCACGTGCACGCCAGATCCTGACCGACAATATGGACATCCTGCATTCGATGAAAGATGCGCTCATGAAATATGAGACCATTGATGCACCGCAGATTGACGACCTGATGGCGCGCCGTGAAGTGCGTCCGCCAGCGGGCTGGGAAGACCCAGGCGCTTCCAATAATTCTGACAACAATGGCACCCCGCGTGCGCCGCGTCCGGTTGATGAACCGCGTACGCCAAATCCGGGCAACACCATGTCAGAACAGTTGGGCGATAAGTAA
- the folP gene encoding dihydropteroate synthase translates to MKLFAQDSHLDLSHPHVMGILNVTPDSFSDGGTHNTLIEAVKHANLMINAGATIIDVGGESTRPGAADVSVEEELARVVPVVEAIAQRFEVWISVDTSKPEVIREVARVGAHIINDIRSLTEPGSLEAAAETGLPVCLMHMQGQPKTMQEAPKYDDVFADVNRFFIEHIARCERAGIPKEKLLLDPGFGFGKNLSHNYALLARLSEFHHFDLPLLVGMSRKSMIGQLLNVGPSERLSGSLACAVIAAMQGAHIIRVHDVKETVEAMRVVEATLAAKENKRYE, encoded by the coding sequence ATGAAATTATTCGCTCAGGACTCGCATCTCGATCTTTCACATCCCCATGTGATGGGGATCCTGAATGTTACCCCTGACTCCTTCTCTGACGGCGGCACGCATAACACGCTTATCGAGGCGGTTAAGCACGCGAATTTAATGATTAATGCGGGTGCCACCATCATTGACGTGGGCGGTGAATCGACGCGTCCTGGTGCGGCGGATGTGTCTGTGGAAGAAGAGCTGGCGCGCGTGGTGCCGGTGGTTGAAGCGATTGCACAGCGGTTTGAAGTATGGATCTCCGTTGATACCTCTAAACCCGAAGTGATTCGTGAAGTGGCGAGAGTGGGCGCTCACATTATCAATGATATTCGCTCACTCACCGAGCCTGGCTCACTTGAAGCCGCGGCAGAGACGGGGTTACCGGTATGCCTGATGCATATGCAGGGCCAGCCGAAAACCATGCAGGAAGCACCGAAGTACGACGATGTCTTTGCCGACGTGAATCGCTTCTTTATTGAGCATATCGCGCGCTGTGAACGTGCAGGTATCCCAAAAGAGAAATTGTTGCTCGACCCAGGGTTCGGTTTCGGTAAAAATCTCTCCCACAATTATGCGTTGCTTGCGCGCTTATCGGAATTCCATCACTTTGACCTGCCGCTGCTGGTGGGGATGTCGAGAAAGTCGATGATTGGGCAGTTGCTGAACGTGGGGCCGAGCGAACGCCTGAGCGGCAGCCTGGCCTGCGCGGTGATTGCGGCGATGCAGGGCGCGCACATTATTCGTGTCCATGACGTCAAAGAAACAGTAGAAGCCATGCGTGTGGTGGAAGCCACACTGGCAGCGAAGGAAAACAAACGCTATGAGTAA
- the glmM gene encoding phosphoglucosamine mutase, whose amino-acid sequence MSNRKYFGTDGIRGRVGDAPITPDFVLKLGWAAGKVLARHGSRKIIIGKDTRISGYMLESALEAGLAAAGLSASFTGPMPTPAVAYLTRTFRAEAGIVISASHNPFYDNGIKFFSIDGTKLPDDVEEAIEAEMEKEITCVDSAELGKANRIVDAAGRYIEFCKGTFPNELSLAHLKIVVDCANGATYHIAPNVFRELGAKVITIGCEPDGLNINEQVGATDVRALQARVLAEKADLGIALDGDGDRVIMVDHEGNKVDGDQILYIIAREGLRQGQLRGGAVGTLMSNMGLELALKQLGIPFVRAKVGDRYVLEKLQEKGWRIGAENSGHVILLDKTTTGDGIVAALQVVAAMARNHMSLHDLCSGMKMFPQILVNVRFTAGKGDPLENENVKAVMADVEAALGNRGRVLLRKSGTEPLIRVMVEGEDEAQVTEFAHRIADAVKAA is encoded by the coding sequence ATGAGTAATCGTAAGTATTTTGGTACCGATGGTATCCGTGGGCGTGTAGGCGATGCTCCCATCACCCCTGATTTTGTCCTGAAGCTCGGCTGGGCTGCTGGCAAAGTGCTGGCGCGTCATGGTTCCCGTAAGATCATTATCGGTAAAGACACCCGTATTTCCGGCTATATGCTGGAATCAGCGCTGGAAGCGGGTCTGGCGGCGGCTGGACTGTCCGCGTCCTTTACAGGCCCAATGCCAACGCCTGCAGTCGCGTATCTGACGCGCACCTTCCGTGCGGAAGCGGGGATTGTTATCTCAGCTTCTCACAACCCGTTCTACGACAACGGCATTAAATTCTTCTCCATTGACGGCACCAAGCTCCCGGATGACGTGGAAGAAGCCATTGAAGCCGAAATGGAAAAAGAGATCACCTGCGTTGATTCCGCAGAGCTGGGTAAAGCGAACCGTATCGTTGATGCGGCGGGCCGTTATATCGAATTCTGTAAAGGCACCTTCCCGAATGAGCTAAGCCTTGCTCACCTCAAAATTGTAGTGGACTGTGCTAATGGCGCGACCTATCACATCGCCCCGAATGTCTTCCGCGAACTGGGTGCGAAAGTCATCACCATTGGCTGTGAGCCGGATGGTCTGAACATTAACGAGCAGGTGGGCGCAACTGACGTTCGTGCCCTGCAGGCGCGTGTTCTGGCAGAGAAAGCCGACCTGGGCATTGCGCTGGACGGCGACGGTGACCGCGTGATCATGGTCGACCACGAAGGTAACAAGGTCGACGGCGATCAGATCCTCTACATCATTGCCCGTGAGGGCCTGCGTCAGGGCCAGCTGCGCGGCGGTGCGGTGGGCACGCTGATGAGTAACATGGGCCTGGAACTGGCGCTGAAACAGCTCGGTATTCCGTTTGTCCGCGCGAAAGTCGGTGACCGCTATGTGCTGGAAAAACTGCAGGAGAAGGGCTGGCGCATCGGTGCAGAAAACTCGGGTCACGTGATCCTGCTCGATAAAACCACCACCGGTGACGGTATCGTGGCCGCGCTGCAGGTGGTTGCCGCAATGGCGCGCAACCATATGAGCCTGCACGATCTGTGCAGCGGGATGAAAATGTTCCCACAGATCCTGGTAAACGTACGCTTCACTGCTGGTAAAGGCGATCCGCTGGAAAATGAGAACGTTAAAGCGGTGATGGCTGACGTTGAAGCGGCCCTGGGCAATCGTGGACGCGTGCTGCTGCGTAAGTCCGGTACTGAACCGCTGATCCGCGTGATGGTGGAAGGTGAAGACGAAGCGCAGGTTACCGAATTTGCACACCGTATTGCGGATGCTGTGAAAGCTGCATAA
- the secG gene encoding preprotein translocase subunit SecG: MYEALLVVFLIVAIALVALIMLQQGKGADMGASFGAGASGTLFGSSGSANFMTRTTAILATLFFIISLVLGNINSNKTSKGSEWENLSAPAKTEQTQPAAPAKPASDIPH; the protein is encoded by the coding sequence ATGTACGAAGCTCTTTTAGTTGTTTTCCTTATTGTAGCCATCGCTCTCGTAGCGCTGATTATGCTGCAGCAAGGTAAAGGCGCTGATATGGGAGCCTCCTTCGGAGCAGGCGCTTCCGGTACGCTGTTCGGTTCAAGTGGTTCTGCGAACTTCATGACCCGCACAACGGCGATTCTGGCTACGCTGTTCTTCATCATCAGTCTGGTGCTTGGCAATATCAACAGCAACAAGACCAGCAAAGGAAGCGAGTGGGAAAACCTGAGCGCGCCAGCGAAAACTGAGCAAACTCAGCCAGCTGCACCGGCTAAGCCAGCCAGCGATATCCCGCACTAA
- the argG gene encoding argininosuccinate synthase: MTTILKHLPVGQRIGIAFSGGLDTSAALLWMRQKGAVPYAYTANLGQPDEDDYDAIPRRAKEYGAENARLIDCRKQLVAEGIAAIQCGAFHNTTGGLTYFNTTPLGRAVTGTMLVAAMKEDGVNIWGDGSTYKGNDIERFYRYGLLTNAELQIYKPWLDTDFIDELGGRHEMSEFMIACGFDYKMSVEKAYSTDSNMLGATHEAKDLEFLNSSVKIVNPIMGVKFWDENVKIQAEEVTVRFERGHPVALNGKTFSDDVELMLEANRIGGRHGLGMSDQIENRIIEAKSRGIYEAPGMALLHIAYERLLTGIHNEDTIEQYHSHGRQLGKLLYQGRWFDPQALMLRDALQRWVASAITGEVTLELRRGNDYSILNTVSDNLTYKAERLTMEKGESVFSPDDRIGQLTMRNLDITDTREKLFNYVENGLLSANSGNGLPQVENLEHSDKK, translated from the coding sequence ATGACGACGATTCTCAAGCATCTTCCGGTTGGACAACGTATTGGCATCGCTTTCTCAGGTGGCCTGGATACCAGCGCTGCACTGCTGTGGATGCGCCAGAAGGGAGCGGTTCCGTACGCCTATACTGCGAACCTGGGTCAGCCGGATGAGGACGACTATGATGCCATTCCTCGTCGCGCTAAAGAGTATGGTGCAGAGAATGCGCGCCTGATTGACTGCCGTAAGCAACTGGTCGCTGAAGGTATCGCGGCTATTCAGTGTGGTGCATTCCATAACACCACCGGCGGCCTGACCTACTTCAACACCACCCCGCTGGGCCGTGCGGTCACCGGCACCATGCTAGTTGCGGCGATGAAAGAAGACGGCGTCAACATCTGGGGTGACGGCAGCACCTATAAAGGTAACGATATTGAACGTTTCTATCGCTATGGCCTGCTGACCAACGCCGAACTGCAGATCTACAAGCCGTGGCTGGATACCGACTTCATCGACGAGCTGGGTGGCCGCCATGAGATGTCCGAGTTTATGATCGCCTGCGGTTTCGACTATAAGATGTCAGTCGAGAAAGCCTATTCCACCGACTCCAACATGCTGGGTGCGACGCACGAAGCGAAAGACCTGGAATTCCTGAACTCCAGCGTGAAGATCGTTAACCCGATCATGGGCGTGAAGTTCTGGGACGAAAACGTCAAAATCCAGGCTGAAGAAGTGACCGTGCGTTTCGAACGCGGCCATCCGGTGGCGCTGAACGGTAAAACCTTCTCTGATGATGTTGAACTGATGCTGGAAGCTAACCGTATTGGCGGTCGTCACGGTCTGGGTATGAGCGATCAGATTGAAAACCGCATCATCGAAGCGAAAAGCCGTGGCATCTATGAAGCCCCGGGAATGGCGCTGCTGCACATCGCTTACGAGCGTCTGCTGACCGGCATTCACAACGAAGATACCATCGAGCAGTATCACTCTCATGGCCGTCAGCTGGGTAAACTGCTGTATCAGGGCCGCTGGTTCGATCCACAGGCGCTGATGCTGCGTGATGCGCTGCAGCGTTGGGTGGCAAGCGCGATCACCGGTGAAGTAACGCTGGAACTGCGTCGCGGTAACGATTACTCCATCCTGAACACCGTGTCTGACAACCTGACCTATAAAGCAGAGCGTCTGACCATGGAGAAAGGTGAATCAGTGTTCTCGCCGGACGATCGTATTGGTCAGCTGACCATGCGTAACCTGGACATCACCGATACCCGCGAGAAGCTGTTCAACTATGTTGAGAATGGCCTGCTCTCCGCGAATTCCGGTAACGGTCTGCCGCAGGTTGAAAACCTGGAGCACAGCGATAAGAAGTAA